tgatctcattcgggactccgaacaacattcggtcaccaaatcatataactcatataacactatatcgtcaacgacgttaagcgtgcggaccctacgggttcgagaactatgtagacatgaccgagacacctctccggtcaataaccagtagcggaacctggatgcccatattggcacctacatattctatgaagatctttataagTCGAACCTAcggatggcagttttgcccatgggtatgggtacccgcgggtaccctacccgaaaacaatgggcattcctccggtatccgggagttgcataatctcatagttgaaggaatatgtatttgacatgaagaaagcaatagcaataaagagaacgatcagtatgctaagctaacggatggttcttgtcgatcacatcattctcctaatgatgtgatcccgtcatcaaatgacaacacatgtctatggttaggaaaccttaaccatctttgatcaatgagctagtctagtagaggcttactagggacacagtatttgtttatgtattcacacatgtatttaagtttccaatcaatacaattctagcatgaataacaaaccttTATaacgaataaggaaatataaaataacaactttattattgcctctaggattGATGAGCCTTCAGATTCTTGTGGATGCCATTGTGAACGATGTAACTATTTGCCAAATCAATAAAGTGAGCCATGATAATATTTCCTAAAAAAAGTCTTCTGAAGCTCCCCCTTGCCTACAACTTCGATGGCGCCACCAGGTGCCCCGTCATCATCCATGCCATCACTCTCTCTGCGGCGACGAAACGGCAGCAACTTCCAATGAATATAGGCCGCACATGAGTTCTGTTGGCTAGAAGCGGGGCAATAACTAGTGGAGTATAGGGAAAAGCACATCGCCAACGAGCCCATGCGACCGCTGTTGGGCAAGGCTGCCTTCTTTCTCGTCGCCAAGCACGCATCACTCCTGCTCCTCTACACTATTCATTGTGCTCCTCGATCTCACCCTCTTGCCCAGGCTCCTTTCATTCATCTTCTCCTATGATATTGCTTTATTCTTTTCCCTCGGGTCATAGTCATGCAATGGGAGCCCCTTCCCCCAGTCGAACACGCCACCATCGGTGGCTTCTCTGCGAGCGTCGTGCGATCGGAGGCGAACCATGGTTGGAACAATGCAAGAACGTGGCGGTTTTTAATGGGACAAAAGAGTTACTATTTTGTATTATTACTACTAACAATTTCCACATGTTTAGAACAATTTAATCCGTATTTATGGACAAATGCATAAATGTACTCCAAGAGCGTGTTTGGTTGGAGGGAATTAGTGATAGGGAATGGGAGTTTAAGGTGTGCGACGCACATAATTTATTGTTTGATTGGGGAGCAAGGGAGTTGAGGAAGGAAGGGGAAAGTGAAATTAACATGCCAATTCCCACGTATCTCTTTCCTAGCCCCCCGGGTTAATTCAGGTGGGATGAAGCTTCCTCCCTAATTCCCACCAGTAATTCCCACTACACCTCAAACATGGGATTCAGACTAAAAATCTACTTCCCAAACTTAAGCCCTAGACAAACTCCCATTCCATTTCCCTGAACCTGCCAAATATGTTACAAGGAGAAGCGACCTTTCTCCTCAttggggagagggacaagaaagaggAATACTAGAGGGGAGAGCTTCCCCCTCTCTTCAAGCAGTGCAGAGCGCCGTCGCTGCCACCGCAATCACCTCCATCGCCTTCACCACCCTCTTCTTCTTGTATATAGAGGTGTCTCCATCTATAGATCACTGCAATCCCCTACTAAGACATGGTGTTTTGATGCAATGAATTAGTACCCTATGATTTGTTGCGATGTAGAAGTGTTTGAGTAGTTTTCCTTATCCTTATGGCATTGAAGATCTAATGTGATTTGTATGAATTATGTGTTTTAGTATGGCGGTGTCCTTTGTGCTAGTGTATGGGTGCACATGTACATTAAATCGGTGATTATAGTTGGGATAGAGTTGAACCTTAAGAGTAAAGCTATTATTAGGTTTATCTTAATAATTTACAATTGTTATGTATGTTGCTCCTTGGAGATTTCATCGTAAATAAGACACGAGTCAATGATTTTGCAGTGAGTTGAGCATAGGCATATCCCATGTATCAATTGTAGCAAGTATGTGCATCGGCCATATTATCATAGCCAATTGCCTAGGGATAATTCCACAACGACCTTCTTTACTaccacactcccccccccccccccctctctccccttaCTTGCAAACTTTATTGTTGCATTGTTTATTATTTACTTGCAGACTTCATTTTCCATAACAACCCTTGCATCTATATTGAAATCTTTGAAAAGTAGACACTAACAACACATAGAAGGCCGTGACAGATACTCTGACGACCACCGTGGAGGGTGAAGGGTTGGAAACAAAGGGATGTACAAAAACTCGCAAACTTAATTATTTAAAAGTAGAGTATTCTTCATTAAGAATGCATTTCTCATAGAAACACGAAGACTAAAATTCATGAAGTCACACATACAAAGAATTGATCCAAATGTGGGATGAATTGAATCGATCTAAATATAATAATTTTGACTACGTTGCACAACCAAACTTTAAATTAATGGACgggaacatacatacatatgtgCGTGTGACATGGACCACAGGAATAATTAATGCTGTTTATCTTCATATAACCTTCCAATAGCAATAGCTGGTGAAGTTTCAATACCCCGATGATATGCATCGCTAGAGTGAGCTCATGATTGCTAAATTCTTCTCGTCATCTTTGTGGCTCAGCCATACCGCGATCTCCTCCGTAAACCTGTCCATGGCCGCCCTCGGCAGCAGCATTGACACCACGGTCGAGACCTCGCCGTTCTCATTCCTGCACCACATGTGATCGCTCCCTAGCTTGGAAGTGAGATCCCCGGCCAACGGAATACCACCGCCGGCCAGGTCAGCCCACCCGAAGTCCAACACGTTCACCGCCATCCATCTCACATCCGATACCTCGTATATCCTGTCCATGGTGGAAGGCGGCCACTCCCGCAGCAACGCCACCGCCTCCACCATCGACTCCATGCGCTCCTTGGTCATGCCGCGCTTGGTCTCGCGCACGAGTTCCACCGTGTCGGCGAGCGGCTGCCCGCGGAGCTCGCCGACGACGACCTCCGCTATGGGGGAGACGTGCGCGTTGCCGTAGTACCCCCACGGGATGGGGGTGTGGTTGTTCCACCTCCCGCGGGCGTTCATGGTGGTCATGAGGCGCACCCGCTGGCCGGGCTCGTACCCGAGGGCGACCGTGCGGCACCGCCACATCACGGCGGTCACCAGCTCGAAGATCGTGGCGGAGCGGGCGGGATGGCCCGCCGGTATGCGGTCTCGTAGGGCTGATACCTCCCTTGGCCCGAAGAGGAAGTACTTGGCGACCATGCTCTCCGGCGGAACCGAGAGCATCATGTCGCGAGCTGCGCTCCCTGAGCCGTTCACTGGTGGTTGGTGCACTGGGTAGAGTCGGTTGACTGGAGGTAATAAGCCGCGTGATGTTAGCAGCTCCCTTTCCCACACGGGTAAAATGGTCGGGGCCGCTTCTCCACGTGCTATGTCGGACACAGCTTTGATGAACTGAGCCATGCCGAAACCGTCGGCGAGGTTATGGCAAATGTGAAAACCCAGGACGAACCCTCCGCATTTGAGTCGTGTCACCTGTAAGCATGTCAACAATGGTTCAAGATTAGTGCCTACATGGATGAGAGAACGAGCAGAGAAGGCATTAAAATGCTGTTCACGAGCCACAGTGATTTTTTTGTAGCCTTTTGTACCTATAGCTAGATCTCCTAGTTGTCTTTTTTCTTTGCTCTGTGAATTAACACAAACGATAATAATAATTATGACATTGTTTTTAGACAAACTAGAGCTAGCAACTTAGATATATGTGTCGTAATGGTTTTCATCTTCAATGAGATTCCGGTGAAATTCACTAAATTTCATTAATTccagtagacactgaaatatttcagtttcGGCCAAAATATTTTGGAAATTTCAGTAGTACACGGGAATTCAAATATTcttttgaacattttctaaaaaattcaAAATTATAATTGAATTCAAGCAAATATTTCGGCCCTTTGGCCGAAATTCAAACCGAAATTACTGAAATTCACTAAATTTTGGCGATTTCGGTTGGTGCTGAATTTTTTCTGAAACTGAGATTGAAAACTATGCGTACCTTTCCTGAAAAAGAACGAATTCCCGAATACACATGCATGCAATGGAGAAAACCTAGTTTCTTTTACCTGCATGAAGAGCAAAGGCTTGCCAACGACGGCCCTGGTGTCGCCGACATGGCACAGTAATTCCTCCACGCAAGGGTACGGCGGCAGCAGCGGCTCGCCGAACTCCTCCAGGCGCGCGTCCACGTAGGCCTCCACGAACACCACCCCCTCGGCCGTGCAGTCCACGACCAGCCTCCCTGCGCCGTCCTCCCTGAGCCGGCCGGCGATCGGGTAGTAGTACACCAGCGCCTCCCTCAACGCCGCCCGGATGGCCTTAACCGGGTCGTCCGGCCTGCCGGCGAGGTCGTTGCTGCGGAAGAAGCCGATCACCGTCTCGTAGTAGCGCAGCGTGCGCTGGTCGTCGAGGTCCGACAGGGCCTTGGTCTCCCGCGCAGTCGCCCGTGCCGGGGGCAGCAGCTCCGGCTCGCTCCGGCGCGCCGTGAAGGTCACCATGGCCGGCTTTGGTGTGGGGTGCGTACGCTGTCGCACTGCTTCGAGCGTTCGTGCTTCGGATGCGCTATATATGCACTTGGGAGAGGTAGCAGCGACGTAGTACATGCAGGACACATTGCCAACTTGGTAATTACTGCACACAACGGCTATCTGACACAGCTATGCTGCCAGTTGTAAAGTTGTGCGTACTACGCATATCAGTGCCGCAGCAGTCGCACAGCGAATTGAGATCTCATATGTGCATGTAAGCTTTATCTCTACATTGATGTTCGCTTATCCGTTCACGCATGCAGCTAGCTCAGACGCATGCATGGCACATTGAATGGCCGCAAATGGCAATGGAGAGATGAATTGCATGAACCACCACGTTGCATGTTTGCTTCTTCGGCACTTCAGGACACTCGGCACTGTGCCCTTTCCGTTTGTCAAATCATTTCTTTTCTCACGTAGGAAATGGCCCCATATTCAGAAATTGTTCGTCTTATCTTTTTAGTCGAGTAAATTGTAGGTTgtaggcagagagagagagagagactctcATATTTTGCCTAAAGAAAAATCATGCAGGTTTTGGATATGCGTATGTCCTCTCTAGCCAGCAACGAAGAGAAAACCTAGATCTGGATGGGGCTCTAGTCCTGCAAATGGTGTTTGCCACAATGTGAGCTCGTGCAGCCTATAAAGGTACGTACAACGCGATACACCCAATAAATTCAATGCAGCTCCCCCATGCAACAAACATGACCAAATTTTACCAGCTGACCTTGATGGCTTCCTCTGTTCCTCGTTGAAACGACGCCTCACTTGCATCCCTTCGGAAAAGAAAAGCGAAAGAGAGATTGTACCCTACCAACAAGAGAGATCTCATTCAATAATTTAACGTAATTGCACATTTGTTGACGCTCCGACCGGTGGCTGCAGGGCAATAAATAAGCCTAGCGGTGACAGTGATGAAACGGGCCACCTCACACTGCTCCAGATGCACACCATCCCCCTCCCCCAACCAACATGGTTAGACTCATCATATTGGGAGTAACATAGTTAGTAACATACATGTTATATTAGCAAAAAATATGATGTGTcaagtaattaatgaggagagaaacaaatagagtaacataatatgttaccatcacataagGCTTTGCAATGCAAATTGAGTCtacaaagcaataaatgaagaTCTATATGTTATTCAcacttaggctggttgtaatggggagtaatATATACAAatatcatgttggaaatatgccctagaggcaataataaaatggttattattgtattttcttgttcattataattgtctattgttcatgctataattatattaattggaaaccgtaatacatgtgtgaatacaaagaccacaacatgtccctagtaagcctctcgttgactagctcgttgatcaatagatggtcatggtttcctggccatggacattggatgtcattgataacgggatcacatcattgggagaatgatgtgatggacaagacccaatcctaagtatagcacaagatcgtgtagttcgtttgctagagcttttctaatgtcaagtatcatttccttagaccatgagattgtgcaactcccggataccgtaggaatgctttgggtgtatcaaacgtcacaacgtaactgggtggctataaaggtgcactacaggtatctccgaaagtgtctgttgggttggcacgaatcgagactgggatttgtcatttcgtatgacggagaggtatctctgggcccactcggtaatgcatcatcataatgagctcagtgtgactaatgagttagccacgggatcatgcgttacggaacgagtaaagagacttgccggtaacgagattgaacgaggtattgggataccgacgatcgaatctcgggcaagtaacataccgatagacaaagggaattgtatacgggattgattgaatccccgacatcgtggttcatccaatgagatcatcgtggaacatgtgggagccaatatgggtatccagatcccgctattggttattgaccggagaggtgtctcgatcatgtctgcatggttcccgaacccgtagggtctacacacttaaggttcggtgacgctagagttgttatcggaaatgtatgtggttaccgaaggttgttcggagtcccggatgagatctcggacgtgacaggaactccggagtggtccggaggtgaagatcgatatattggacgaagggtattggagtccggaattgttctgggagtaccgggtgacgaccagcgtgaccgaaaggtgtttcggaggccccggcaagcgttggggggccttatgggccaaggggagggggcacaccagcccactaaggggttgtgcgcccctcccaacccctctcacgtaacgtggagaggtgggggcgcctcccctagggcagccacccctcccggcttggggggcaagtttcccaggggtgggggcgcccaaacccatctagggtttccctgtggccgccgcccctcccctagggaaccctagggcgcctcctccaccccttccccctatatatagtgagggagagagagggcagccgcaccccttgcctggcgcagccctctcctcctcgaactcctcctcctccgtagtgcttagcgaagctctgccggagaaccacgagctccatcgccaccacgccgtcgtgctgctggagttctccctcaacttctcctctccccttgctggatcaagaaggaggagacgtccccggcctgtacgtgtgttgaacgcggaggcgccgtccgttcggcgctagatcggatcttccgcgatttgaatcgccgcgagtacgactccatcaaccgcgttct
This DNA window, taken from Triticum aestivum cultivar Chinese Spring chromosome 1D, IWGSC CS RefSeq v2.1, whole genome shotgun sequence, encodes the following:
- the LOC123182127 gene encoding acyl transferase 1, translating into MVTFTARRSEPELLPPARATARETKALSDLDDQRTLRYYETVIGFFRSNDLAGRPDDPVKAIRAALREALVYYYPIAGRLREDGAGRLVVDCTAEGVVFVEAYVDARLEEFGEPLLPPYPCVEELLCHVGDTRAVVGKPLLFMQVTRLKCGGFVLGFHICHNLADGFGMAQFIKAVSDIARGEAAPTILPVWERELLTSRGLLPPVNRLYPVHQPPVNGSGSAARDMMLSVPPESMVAKYFLFGPREVSALRDRIPAGHPARSATIFELVTAVMWRCRTVALGYEPGQRVRLMTTMNARGRWNNHTPIPWGYYGNAHVSPIAEVVVGELRGQPLADTVELVRETKRGMTKERMESMVEAVALLREWPPSTMDRIYEVSDVRWMAVNVLDFGWADLAGGGIPLAGDLTSKLGSDHMWCRNENGEVSTVVSMLLPRAAMDRFTEEIAVWLSHKDDEKNLAIMSSL